The Tenebrio molitor chromosome 5, icTenMoli1.1, whole genome shotgun sequence genome has a segment encoding these proteins:
- the LOC138131640 gene encoding deubiquitinase OTUD6B isoform X1 translates to MDVEVNEDELVKKHKQERKDLQSKIQSLKKSVTKGDKKKKKEVAEEIVRLEQELDARQSSELQAVNPNDVDEPATEEANNVDEPSNTRTSRAGRRRNKKAQEEREREKRIQEQAEKNKEGPRTLEMNALKEVLKKIGLQLHNIPADGNCLYCAVNHQLETSGRETFTVPKLRKLTAEFMREHKDEFLPFMYNESDETVSEQYFESYCKEVATTKLWGGQLELRALSNILECPIKVVQANGPPTIQGENFQGPELILAYHRHLYRLGEHYNSTVAACDDEQDE, encoded by the coding sequence ATGGACGTAGAGGTAAACGAAGACGAACTGGTGAAAAAGCACAAGCAAGAGCGAAAAGATCTACAATCAAAAATCCAgtcgttaaaaaaaagtgtCACAAAAGGCgacaagaagaagaaaaaggaaGTGGCGGAGGAGATCGTCCGACTCGAACAAGAACTGGACGCGAGACAATCATCCGAACTGCAAGCGGTCAACCCTAACGACGTGGACGAACCCGCAACCGAAGAAGCGAACAACGTCGACGAGCCATCGAACACTCGCACATCGAGAGCCGGCAGGCGCCGGAACAAAAAAGCCCAAGAGGAAAGAGAGCGTGAAAAGAGGATTCAAGAGCAAGCGGAGAAAAACAAAGAGGGGCCGCGGACACTAGAAATGAACGCGTTGAAAGAAGtcctgaaaaaaattggtttgCAGTTGCACAACATCCCAGCTGATGGGAACTGTTTATACTGCGCCGTGAACCATCAGTTGGAGACGAGCGGCAGGGAGACTTTCACCGTGCCGAAACTGAGGAAGCTGACGGCGGAATTCATGCGCGAACACAAAGACGAGTTTCTGCCGTTCATGTATAACGAATCTGACGAAACTGTTAGTGAGCAATACTTCGAGTCTTACTGCAAGGAAGTGGCGACGACGAAGTTGTGGGGCGGTCAGTTGGAGCTCAGGGCGTTATCCAATATTTTAGAGTGTCCGATTAAGGTTGTTCAAGCCAACGGGCCACCGACGATACAGGGCGAAAATTTCCAGGGACCAGAATTAATCCTAGCGTACCACAGACATTTATATCGGTTAGGTGAGCATTACAACTCGACTGTTGCTGCCTGCGACGACGAACAAGACGAATAA
- the LOC138131640 gene encoding deubiquitinase OTUD6B isoform X2: protein MDVEVNEDELVKKHKQERKDLQSKIQSLKKSVTKGDKKKKKEVAEEIVRLEQELDARQSSELQAVNPNDVDEPATEEANNVDEPSNTRTSRAGRRRNKKAQEEREREKRIQEQAEKNKEGPRTLEMNALKEVLKKIGLQLHNIPADGNCLYCAVNHQLETSGRETFTVPKLRKLTAEFMREHKDEFLPFMYNESDETVSEQYFESYCKEVATTKLWGGQLELRALSNILECPIKVVQANGPPTIQGENFQGPELILAYHRHLYRLG from the exons ATGGACGTAGAGGTAAACGAAGACGAACTGGTGAAAAAGCACAAGCAAGAGCGAAAAGATCTACAATCAAAAATCCAgtcgttaaaaaaaagtgtCACAAAAGGCgacaagaagaagaaaaaggaaGTGGCGGAGGAGATCGTCCGACTCGAACAAGAACTGGACGCGAGACAATCATCCGAACTGCAAGCGGTCAACCCTAACGACGTGGACGAACCCGCAACCGAAGAAGCGAACAACGTCGACGAGCCATCGAACACTCGCACATCGAGAGCCGGCAGGCGCCGGAACAAAAAAGCCCAAGAGGAAAGAGAGCGTGAAAAGAGGATTCAAGAGCAAGCGGAGAAAAACAAAGAGGGGCCGCGGACACTAGAAATGAACGCGTTGAAAGAAGtcctgaaaaaaattggtttgCAGTTGCACAACATCCCAGCTGATGGGAACTGTTTATACTGCGCCGTGAACCATCAGTTGGAGACGAGCGGCAGGGAGACTTTCACCGTGCCGAAACTGAGGAAGCTGACGGCGGAATTCATGCGCGAACACAAAGACGAGTTTCTGCCGTTCATGTATAACGAATCTGACGAAACTGTTAGTGAGCAATACTTCGAGTCTTACTGCAAGGAAGTGGCGACGACGAAGTTGTGGGGCGGTCAGTTGGAGCTCAGGGCGTTATCCAATATTTTAGAGTGTCCGATTAAGGTTGTTCAAGCCAACGGGCCACCGACGATACAGGGCGAAAATTTCCAGGGACCAGAATTAATCCTAGCGTACCACAGACATTTATATCGGTTAG GATAA
- the Ahcy gene encoding adenosylhomocysteinase, which produces MSKPPFKVADLKLADWGRKEISLAENEMPGLMSLRKQFGGEKPLKGAKIAGCLHMTIQTAVLIETLKELGAEVQWSSCNIFSTQDHAAAAIAKTGVPVYAWKGETDEEYIWCIEQTLVFPDGKPFNMILDDGGDLTNLVHTKYPQYLADCRGISEETTTGVHNLYKMFKEGTLKVPAINVNDSVTKSKFDNLYGCRESLIDGIKRATDIMLAGKVCVVAGYGDVGKGCAQSLRAFGGRVLITEIDPIIALQAAMEGYEVTTMDEASKEGQIFVTTTGCKDIIRGEHFLHMRNDSIVCNIGHFDCEIDVSWLEKNAKSKTNIKPQVDRYLLSSGNHVIVLAEGRLVNLGCATGHSSFVMSNSFTNQCLAQIELWTKPGQYSVGVHMLPKVLDEEVARLHLDHLGVKLTKLTAEQSKYLGVPVNGPFKPDHYRY; this is translated from the exons atgtcGAAGCCACCGTTTAAAGTTG CCGATTTAAAGTTGGCCGACTGGGGTCGCAAGGAAATTTCTTTGGCCGAAAACGAGATGCCCGGCTTGATGAGCCTCCGGAAACAATTTGGAGGTGAGAAGCCCTTGAAGGGCGCCAAAATCGCCGGCTGTTTGCACATGACGATCCAAACGGCGGTCCTGATCGAAACCTTGAAAGAGCTAGGCGCCGAG GTTCAATGGTCAAGTTGCAACATCTTCAGCACCCAAGATCACGCGGCGGCGGCTATCGCCAAGACGGGGGTCCCCGTCTACGCCTGGAAGGGCGAGACCGACGAGGAGTACATCTGGTGCATCGAGCAAACGCTCGTCTTCCCCGACGGCAAACCTTTCAACATGATTCTCGACGACGGCGGCGACCTCACCAATCTGGTGCACACCAAGTACCCTCAGTACTTGGCAGACTGCCGCGGGATCAGCGAAGAGACCACCACTGGGGTCCACaatttgtacaaaatgttcAAGGAGGGCACCCTCAAGGTTCCCGCGATCAACGTCAACGACTCCGTCAcaaaa AGCAAATTTGACAATCTGTACGGCTGCAGGGAATCTCTCATCGACGGTATCAAGCGCGCCACTGATATAATGCTCGCGGGCAAGGTATGCGTTGTCGCTGGTTACGGCGACGTGGGCAAGGGCTGCGCCCAATCCCTTCGCGCCTTCGGGGGTCGCGTCCTGATCACGGAAATCGACCCGATCATCGCTTTGCAAGCCGCCATGGAAGGCTACGAAGTCACGACCATGGACGAGGCAAGCAAAGAAGGACAAATCTTCGTGACGACGACCGGCTGCAAAGACATCATCCGCGGCGAACACTTCCTCCACATGCGCAACGACAGCATCGTCTGCAACATCGGCCACTTCGACTGCGAGATCGACGTCAGCTGGTTGGAGAAGAACGCGAAGAGCAAAACCAACATCAAGCCGCAAGTGGACCGCTACTTGTTATCCAGCGGCAACCATGTCATCGTCCTGGCCGAGGGGCGGTTGGTCAACCTGGGCTGCGCCACCGGACACTCGTCTTTCGTCATGTCCAACTCCTTCACCAATCAGTGTTTGGCGCAAATCGAGCTGTGGACTAAGCCTGGACAGTACTCGGTCGGGGTGCACATGTTGCCCAAGGTTCTGGACGAGGAGGTGGCGCGACTGCACTTGGACCATTTGGGGGTTAAGTTGACCAAGTTGACGGCCGAGCAAAGCAAGTATCTGGGAGTGCCTGTTAATGGCCCGTTCAAACCCGACCACTACAGATATTGA